TGAAGCATTCACCCTGCCCCTTTTTTTTCACATTTTGCCACTGTCAAGGCTCTTGGTCACAAGAAGTTATTATATTTGGCGTTTAATACTTTGTTTAACATTGTTTCATGTGTTATATAGAGCGAAAGATAGCAACATATCTCAGCAAAGTCAGTGAAAAGTTTCTGTCTACATATCGCTCGTATGGGTCATATGTGGCATTTCTTACTATCCTTTGCACTCTATATCTGGTGACTCCAAATTATATATCATTTGGTTATCTTTTCTTCCTCCTGTTTTGGATAATTGGAAGGCAGCTTGTGGAGAAGACACGGAGGAGACTTTGGCTTCCCTTAAAAGTCTATGCCACAGTAGTTTTTATTTTCACCTACAGCTTAAGTATCTCTTCTGTTTTATCATCATGGGTATCCAAGTTGGTTAATCTGTACCCTGATTTGGGATTTAATCCTGAAGTTTCTTTGTTGGAGAATGTCTGGGAATCGTTGGCTGTTTTGGTTGTAATGCAACTCTACAGCTATGAAAGGAGACAGAGCAGGTATAAGACAGTTGATTCTTCTGATGCATCAGAGTCTGGATTTCTTGGTTTTGTCAGAAGATTCCTGATATGGCATAGTGACAAGCTCTTGTCAtttgctctattttatgcttCTTTGTCTTCGATAAGTGTATTTGGCCTTGTATATCTTTTGGGACTTACTATATGTTCCCTTCTACCAAAAGCTTCAAGAATTCCATCCAAAGCATTTCTGCTTTATACAGGATTGCTTGTTATGTCAGAATATCTCTTCCAGATGTGGTGCAAACTTGCAGATATGTGTCCTGGTCAGCAGCTCTATGGTTTAGCACTTTTTCTTGGTTTCAAATATTATGACTCTGGATTTTGGGGTCTTGAGTCTGGACTGAGGGGAAAGATTCTGGTAATAGTGGCATGCACACTACAATACAATGTTTTTCATTGGTTAGATGGGATGCCAGACTCTCTAGTACACAAGGGTAAGTGGGAGGAGCCTTGCCAGTTGTTTATATCAACAGAGCATTCTTCAAGTGGTATTATGGTCTACACCGAAGAAGACAAGAGATTGTTAGATTCAACTTTAGTATCTACAAGTGAAAGCGCTACTAATTTGAGTCCATCATTTGGCTCCAACCTCAACAGAAAATCAGACTCGATTCTTAATATGATCAGAGGCTCGCAGAATAAGAAATACTCATTTGCATACATATGGGGCAGTTCTAAAGAGAGTCACAAATGGAATAAAAAACGCATCCTTGCTTTGAAAAAGGAGAGACTTGAAATGCAGAAGACTACACtaaaaatttatatgaaattTTGGATGGAAAATTTATTTAAACTACGAGGCCTTGAGATTAGCATGATTGTGTTACTACTGGCAAGTTTTGCTGTGCTGAATGCCATCTCAATGTTCTATATCTTATGCCTCGTCACATGCATTCTTCTAAAACGAGAAGTTATTCGTAAGTTGTGGCCTATGTTTGTTTTCATATTTGCTTCTGTCCTCATTGTTGAATACTTTGCCATTTGGAGAGCTCTGATTCCATGGACTCATGAAACTAGTGGGGTAGAGATCCACTGCCATGATTGCTGGAGAAGCTCAGACCATTACTTCAGCTTTTGCACAAACTGTTGGCTAGGTATGCCGAGATCTGCAGCCACATATAAATCATTGTTCAAACTTGTCTGCATCCATGCATGTGTGACTGGGTATATTCAATTgtgtatgtttttttttctcttcatgcAATTTCCATCATGAATTTTGAACTGAGAAACATGTGTTTCTTGTGCAACACAGGGTTAATTGTTGATGATCCACGAATGCTTGTGAGCTACTATTTGGTTTTTATCTTTTCTTCTTTCAAACTCCGTTCAGATCGTTTTGTGGGTTTCTCAGAATCACATACCTATTTTCAAATGATGTCTCAGAGGAAAAGTGCATTTGTTTGGAGGGACCTCTCATTTGAAACAAAAAGCTTTTGGACTTTTCTTGATTATCTGAGGCTTtactcttattgtcatttattagACATTGTCCTTGCGTTAATTTTGATGACTGGAACCCTGGAATATGATGTTTTGCATCTCGGTTACCTTGGTTTTGCACTTGTTTTCTTCCGAATGAGACTTGAAATACtgaaaaagaagaacaaaatctTTAAATTTTTGCGGATATATAATTTTACAGTCATTGTGCTTTCTCTTGCCTATCAATCTCCTTATCTTGGGATTTTTAGCTCTGGCAAGTGTGAACAGATTGACTACATATATGAGGTTATTGGtttttataaatatgattatGGGTTTCGGATAACATCAAGATCCGCATTAGTCGAGATAATAATCTTTCTGCTAGTATCTGTTCAGTCATATATCTTCTGCTCTGGAGAATTTGAGTATGTAGCAAGATATCTGGAAGCAGAGCAGATTGGTGCCATGGTCCGAGAGCAAGAGAAAAGGGCTGCTTGGAAAACTGCACAGTTGCAGCATATCCGCAAATCAGAAGAACAAAAACGTCATCGTAACATGCAAGTAGAAAAGATTAAATCTGAAATGCTTAATCTACAAGTTcagcttgacagcattaactcgATTCAGCCTCTTAACAACAGTACAATGCAACCAGGTCTTCGACATAGAAGGAGCTCTTCCATAAGTGCAGAAAAAGTTAGTCAGATGCCAGATAATGAGTTCAAATCACCCACAAAGCAGGATGAAGATGTCAGTAAAGAAGCATACCATTCCTTTGACTTTACATTGCCTGAAATATACATGAATATGACACCTCCTCCATTGATATCTGATATTCAACACTCACCTACTAGTGCAAAAAGTGGAAGCTCATTATCTGAGGATATGAAACATAACCCAGATTCTATTTGTGAGATAAGTGAACTTGGAGATGCAGACGATGCAGCACACTGGAATGCAAACAGAAGAGAGAAGCAAAGGGGCAAGAATAAGGATAACCCTTTAGTATCTGCTGTGCAGCTGATTGGTGATGGCGTTTCTCAAGTGCAGTCCCTTGGAAATCAGGCAGTAACGAATATTGTGAGTTTCTTGAACATTGAGCCTGAAGAGTTTGATTCAAGTGGGCACTCCTATGCAGATGATAGGGCATTTAATGAAACTAAGAGTCAGAAGAATGTAGAATATGGATATTTAGATGGGATGTCTTCTGTTCATTCTGGTATGGGTACATCAATTGCCCCAGCTAGCCTGCAAATAGGAAGAATCTTTGGTTTTATATGGTCACAAATGCGCTCGAATAACGATGTTGTTTGCTACTGTTGCTTTATACTTGTCTTCCTCTGGAATTTTAGTTTGCTTTCAATGTTTTATCTTGCTGCTCTTTTTCTTTATGCCCTGTGTGTAAATTCTGGCCCTACTTTCATGTTCTGGATTATCATGCTGATCTACACAGAGGTCAATATTTTGCTTCAGTACATGTATCAGATTATAATCCAGCACTGTGGATTGACTATGAAAGTACCTTTATTGCAAAAGTTAGGGTTTCCTGAACATAGAATAAAGGCATCATTTGTTATCAGCACCTTACCTTTATTTCTGGTTTACATATCAACTCTTCTCCAAAGTTCAATAACAGCTAAAGATGGTGAATGGGCACCAGTAACAGATTTTAAAATTTCACTGAGAAAAAGTCATTATGAACAAGGCTCTAGCTCAAATGATGGTTGCAGAGACAGGGCACAACGATTACTTTTATCACTAATGAATCCACTTAAAATGATATCAAGAAGCTTCACTAGGTATTGGAGGTCGATAACTCAAGGATTAGAGGCTCCCCCATACTTTGTTCAACTATCGATGGAAGTTGATCAATGGCCAGAGGATGGGATCCAACCAGAGATGATAGAATCTGGAATAAATGAGTTGCTTAGTAAGGCTCATGAAGAAAGATGTGATGCCGAAGATCCTTCTTCATGCCATTCTGCTAGTAGAGTTCGAATTCAAAGCATTGAAAGaagtcaagaaaataaaaatattgttcttGCTGTTCTTGAAGTTGTGTATGCTTCTCCCTCTGAGGGATGTGCATCAGTAGAATGGTACAGGTCACTAACCCCAGCTTTAGATGTAGCTGCAGAGATTCTTAACTCTCATGTTTCTGGAATTGTAAAAGGAATTCACTTACCATATCCTATAATTTCTGTGATTGGTGGAGGCAAAAGAGAAATCGACCTATACGCATATGTTTTTGGCGCTGATTTGGCAGTGTTCTTTCTAGTTGCAATGTTTTACCAATCAGTCATCAAGAACAATAGCAAGCTTCTAGATGTTTATCAGCTTGAAGATCAATTTCCTAAGGAGTTTGTTTTCATATTAATGGTAAGAATATGCATATTTAGGTACTTTTTCTTTCATGCTCGTATATGGATCCTCGTTAGTGAATATATCTTACTGTCTAAATCTAAGATACAAGATATTCTGGATATGATTCCTTATGTTGGTCTTTCTGTCTTGCAGGTTCTTTTTTTCTTAATTGTTCTTGATCGCATTATATACCTTTGTTCTTTTGCCATCAGCAAAGTTATATTTTACATTTTCAATCTTATCCTCTTCACCTATTCAGTCACTGAATATGCTTGGCATATGGAATCATCTCACAAGCACATAGGAGGACTTGCTCTTCGTGCTATATACTTGACAAAGTCTGTTTCCTTAGCATTACAGGCATTACAAATCCGCTACGGGATCCCCAACAAAAGCACTTTGTATCGTCAGTTTTTAACCAGCAAAGTGACACAAGTACACTATTTGGGATTCCGACTGTACCGTGTTATACCTTTCTTGTATGAATTACGATGTGTACTTGATTGGTCTTGCACCTATACATCTCTGACAATGTATGATTGGTTGAAGGTAAGATACCAACTTCATATTTGTTTATTAAGATATGAAGAATTCATGTTTTGTTTTAGCTATTGTACTTCCATTTATAGGAGATGTCTAGCCAGGGTATATGATGGATCCGTGTTCTTGTTGTTTGATTGTCAGTTTTCTTCTCTTATTAcatgtttttcttattttctcttaAAATTTTGAATTGGTACTACCTATCTGTATCATGAATAATTCAAGAAAGTATTTCCACCTGGAAAAGGTGAAATTATATTAGAAAGCATCTGAACACCTGATTTCAGACTACTAAAAAGCGTCTATCATGGTTATGGaatgtttttctcttcttttatctTGAGCATGATGTCCTATACTTGTTGCTTCTTGTCATAGCATAGATCCTGAAACTGTCAAAACAATCAAATACAAGATGTCTAACAATTAGATTTGACATAATATGATTTCTGTTAAACGTAAAACCAGCTTTCTTCAACCAAATGGGATCAACTGGTTTTGTTATTGGACCCAACTGGCCTATAGATCATTTAAATCGGGTATAGGACTTCTGTTCTCCTGATACATGTTGGATGGAAACTCTCTCGGAGGAACAAAACTAAAACCAGCCACTTCCTCTGTTCACCCTTGTCAGCTTGAAAGGGAGCTTCAggctcaaaaaagaaaagaagcagcAAGTGGAGAGAAGGATGTTGTAGCTGTAGCACATTTTTTACTTCTGTATTAATTCCGTTTTTTTTTTCTCGTTTTTCTGCAGGCATAACAGTTTACCTTGCAGTGCTGACAGCAGTATTATGCTAGCTGGTTCCATGATATTCAGAACCTTGATAGTTGGAGTTAAAATATTTAGATTACCTTTTATGAAGTATATTTTGCTTTCGCTCCAGTGTCATCAAAGAGAAGTCAAGTAGATGTAAAACTGGATCATTAGTTCTGCAGTAAGACAATGCTAATTGCTGATTAAATTCAGGTCCCAAATATGTCAGTCAGACAAGTTGCAAATTTGAGATGCACTTGAACTAACTGAATGATGCCCAGATGTTGACTGTTTTGAGTAGAGTTGTCTGCATAGGGATTGTGTTATTTGACGATCAGTTTGGTGCCAATATTGGCCAGTGAGCAGACTAGTGTGGTACCAGTATGTACCAACATATCGGGACTTCCTGGACTTGAGAAGAggtgaggatgaggatgaggactGGGTGGAGGAGGAAAAGAGACAGATGACGAGTAGGTGACGTGCACTGGAGGAAGTGACAATGGCAATgcaaaggaggaggaggtggcagcAATGAGAGAAGCGGCAGTAGATGCTGTGGCTATGGTGGGTTTGCGGTGAAGGCGGCTGCTATTGCTGTTGCAAAGAGAGAGGAGGCTGTGACATGGCTTTTGATACTACCTGCCTACCTAGTATGGTATGTTGCAAGTGGTATTTACTAGTTTAATAGCCTACTTATAAGTGGATTAGGATAAACCAGACTAGGATAAACCGGACAGTTCAAGCCTAGTATGACGCACACCACCTGATATGGGCTAATGCGACTACCCAACTAACCATTGGGAAGCCATTGTGGCCTGTTTGGTTTCCTGTAAATGACCCGCACAAGcccctttcttctctctctctcactctctcttacTCCCTCTCTTTCTGACTCATTTTCTTTGAAATTTCTCTCAAAATTCACCTAATTCTCCTGCAGCTCCTTTCCAAATTCATTAAAGACCATTCATTAGTGGTAGGTTGATTTGCACaagaggactctagctaggagagtcctaattgagaggggcattcatgtaaaacctacctaagtcgacccctattaaagagctgaagaggtcggctagagtttggaggttattttttagagaagaattaggagttgtaaaggaataggagtcttgagtaggagtcttaattgagtaggagccttgagtaggagtcctattaggagttaggatttagaaaccctataaatagccatgtattcatcatcttttcataagcaatagatgaatcttttctgtagcctttgagcagcaacttggagggaggaacccctacagagttccaaggaggccgatcccttaaagagatcaaccccaagtttagaatctgcaagggttctaccacctggtatcagagcagtgttcttggcatctcgctgcccttccacagccatccatcagctctccacagccgcccaaagcaattcctacaattgcttaaaagctcgtagccaaattccgccatcatctccaccaccacggatcatcctttgatctccctgtgaattgcaacaggttctgatttcctaccttactgctgctgcaatttagttatccttattcgaaaatccaaaataaaaattgttcctatattgctgcataaacttttcgtcgcaaagttttcatctctacgacgaaagatacattgcagaattccagctgcataacacagtttgtttgatcttgctactgcgttt
Above is a genomic segment from Musa acuminata AAA Group cultivar baxijiao chromosome BXJ3-4, Cavendish_Baxijiao_AAA, whole genome shotgun sequence containing:
- the LOC135634657 gene encoding piezo-type mechanosensitive ion channel homolog isoform X1 yields the protein MIRRSPTRRAPMGGFLGSFLLPLLLLAASLLGWNLISLIDMLLFFAILFVSPRGGFSSWTVYTTACCTIIFSMLMLLGQMIFHLVWCIEGDKWPIADAYWAKLIGLVRDQPWGSTSVIYFVIIQISAAFVALVEVLSNRFHQDSCWLNFLSATNNIGYHLRVVCCLVLPAMQLVVGISHPSWISLPFFVCSCVGIVDWSLTSNFLGLFRWWRPLLLYACFSILIIYIYQLPVVFPSMFLVFADFVGLYKINRRSDCSELCSAVSLLIYYFMLSSVKCDLQEMDFIMSMKNNSLVEQLLPSRHSFFIRESRSGKKHTNVLLRGSVFRNFSINFFTYGFPVLLFSLSFWSFSFTSICAFGLLAYVGYVLFSFPSLVELHRLNGMLLIFILLWATSTYVFNVAFTLLNKKIQKDMVIWETIGLWHYPIPGFFLLAQFGLGGLVALVNLVNNSVFLYLSDEGGQFSNNDNIVEEKEDTKVLIVATVAWVLRKISRAITLLLLFLLVIKPGLVHAAYMCFFLVFLLSHSISKKMRQALIIFCEVHFSLLYILQLDLISKSLERSGSLTLVILSQLGLPQHASYVDFVEIGVLVCFCALQNHGFDILCSFSAILQHTPRPPLGFSILKAGLKKSVLLSVYNSPSSRDRQCFSSSHERKIATYLSKVSEKFLSTYRSYGSYVAFLTILCTLYLVTPNYISFGYLFFLLFWIIGRQLVEKTRRRLWLPLKVYATVVFIFTYSLSISSVLSSWVSKLVNLYPDLGFNPEVSLLENVWESLAVLVVMQLYSYERRQSRYKTVDSSDASESGFLGFVRRFLIWHSDKLLSFALFYASLSSISVFGLVYLLGLTICSLLPKASRIPSKAFLLYTGLLVMSEYLFQMWCKLADMCPGQQLYGLALFLGFKYYDSGFWGLESGLRGKILVIVACTLQYNVFHWLDGMPDSLVHKGKWEEPCQLFISTEHSSSGIMVYTEEDKRLLDSTLVSTSESATNLSPSFGSNLNRKSDSILNMIRGSQNKKYSFAYIWGSSKESHKWNKKRILALKKERLEMQKTTLKIYMKFWMENLFKLRGLEISMIVLLLASFAVLNAISMFYILCLVTCILLKREVIRKLWPMFVFIFASVLIVEYFAIWRALIPWTHETSGVEIHCHDCWRSSDHYFSFCTNCWLGLIVDDPRMLVSYYLVFIFSSFKLRSDRFVGFSESHTYFQMMSQRKSAFVWRDLSFETKSFWTFLDYLRLYSYCHLLDIVLALILMTGTLEYDVLHLGYLGFALVFFRMRLEILKKKNKIFKFLRIYNFTVIVLSLAYQSPYLGIFSSGKCEQIDYIYEVIGFYKYDYGFRITSRSALVEIIIFLLVSVQSYIFCSGEFEYVARYLEAEQIGAMVREQEKRAAWKTAQLQHIRKSEEQKRHRNMQVEKIKSEMLNLQVQLDSINSIQPLNNSTMQPGLRHRRSSSISAEKVSQMPDNEFKSPTKQDEDVSKEAYHSFDFTLPEIYMNMTPPPLISDIQHSPTSAKSGSSLSEDMKHNPDSICEISELGDADDAAHWNANRREKQRGKNKDNPLVSAVQLIGDGVSQVQSLGNQAVTNIVSFLNIEPEEFDSSGHSYADDRAFNETKSQKNVEYGYLDGMSSVHSGMGTSIAPASLQIGRIFGFIWSQMRSNNDVVCYCCFILVFLWNFSLLSMFYLAALFLYALCVNSGPTFMFWIIMLIYTEVNILLQYMYQIIIQHCGLTMKVPLLQKLGFPEHRIKASFVISTLPLFLVYISTLLQSSITAKDGEWAPVTDFKISLRKSHYEQGSSSNDGCRDRAQRLLLSLMNPLKMISRSFTRYWRSITQGLEAPPYFVQLSMEVDQWPEDGIQPEMIESGINELLSKAHEERCDAEDPSSCHSASRVRIQSIERSQENKNIVLAVLEVVYASPSEGCASVEWYRSLTPALDVAAEILNSHVSGIVKGIHLPYPIISVIGGGKREIDLYAYVFGADLAVFFLVAMFYQSVIKNNSKLLDVYQLEDQFPKEFVFILMVLFFLIVLDRIIYLCSFAISKVIFYIFNLILFTYSVTEYAWHMESSHKHIGGLALRAIYLTKSVSLALQALQIRYGIPNKSTLYRQFLTSKVTQVHYLGFRLYRVIPFLYELRCVLDWSCTYTSLTMYDWLKLEDIYASLFLVKCDADLNRAKHQQGQRQSKMTKFCSGICLFFILICVIWAPMLIYSSGNPTNIANPVIDVSIQIDIKSAGGRLTLYQSAICEKFPWKSLGFHDKLAPHNYLDTYNVQDIQLICCQADASTVWLVPPIVQNRYAKSIDLNTSIIFTWIFIRERPKGKEAVKYESVVENCPCLSDIKQVLSGTSDSFNITDAYPKFFRVTSSGEVRPLEPTVTYISGDIYMNHGSPPWWSFNVSNALDVEECDGFTGPMAVVVSEETPQGILGETLSKFSIWSLYLTFVLAVGRFIRLQCSDLRMRIPYENLPSCDRLIAICENIYAARAEGELEVEEVLYWTLVKIYRSPHMLLEYTKSD
- the LOC135634657 gene encoding piezo-type mechanosensitive ion channel homolog isoform X2 — protein: MIRRSPTRRAPMGGFLGSFLLPLLLLAASLLGWNLISLIDMLLFFAILFVSPRGGFSSWTVYTTACCTIIFSMLMLLGQMIFHLVWCIEGDKWPIADAYWAKLIGLVRDQPWGSTSVIYFVIIQISAAFVALVEVLSNRFHQDSCWLNFLSATNNIGYHLRVVCCLVLPAMQLVVGISHPSWISLPFFVCSCVGIVDWSLTSNFLGLFRWWRPLLLYACFSILIIYIYQLPVVFPSMFLVFADFVGLYKINRRSDCSELCSAVSLLIYYFMLSSVKCDLQEMDFIMSMKNNSLVEQLLPSRHSFFIRESRSGKKHTNVLLRGSVFRNFSINFFTYGFPVLLFSLSFWSFSFTSICAFGLLAYVGYVLFSFPSLVELHRLNGMLLIFILLWATSTYVFNVAFTLLNKKIQKDMVIWETIGLWHYPIPGFFLLAQFGLGGLVALVNLVNNSVFLYLSDEGGQFSNNDNIVEEKEDTKVLIVATVAWVLRKISRAITLLLLFLLVIKPGLVHAAYMCFFLVFLLSHSISKKMRQALIIFCEVHFSLLYILQLDLISKSLERSGSLTLVILSQLGLPQHASYVDFVEIGVLVCFCALQNHGFDILCSFSAILQHTPRPPLGFSILKAGLKKSVLLSVYNSPSSRDRQCFSSSHERKIATYLSKVSEKFLSTYRSYGSYVAFLTILCTLYLVTPNYISFGYLFFLLFWIIGRQLVEKTRRRLWLPLKVYATVVFIFTYSLSISSVLSSWVSKLVNLYPDLGFNPEVSLLENVWESLAVLVVMQLYSYERRQSRYKTVDSSDASESGFLGFVRRFLIWHSDKLLSFALFYASLSSISVFGLVYLLGLTICSLLPKASRIPSKAFLLYTGLLVMSEYLFQMWCKLADMCPGQQLYGLALFLGFKYYDSGFWGLESGLRGKILVIVACTLQYNVFHWLDGMPDSLVHKGKWEEPCQLFISTEHSSSGIMVYTEEDKRLLDSTLVSTSESATNLSPSFGSNLNRKSDSILNMIRGSQNKKYSFAYIWGSSKESHKWNKKRILALKKERLEMQKTTLKIYMKFWMENLFKLRGLEISMIVLLLASFAVLNAISMFYILCLVTCILLKREVIRKLWPMFVFIFASVLIVEYFAIWRALIPWTHETSGVEIHCHDCWRSSDHYFSFCTNCWLGLIVDDPRMLVSYYLVFIFSSFKLRSDRFVGFSESHTYFQMMSQRKSAFVWRDLSFETKSFWTFLDYLRLYSYCHLLDIVLALILMTGTLEYDVLHLGYLGFALVFFRMRLEILKKKNKIFKFLRIYNFTVIVLSLAYQSPYLGIFSSGKCEQIDYIYEVIGFYKYDYGFRITSRSALVEIIIFLLVSVQSYIFCSGEFEYVARYLEAEQIGAMVREQEKRAAWKTAQLQHIRKSEEQKRHRNMQVEKIKSEMLNLQVQLDSINSIQPLNNSTMQPGLRHRRSSSISAEKVSQMPDNEFKSPTKQDEDVSKEAYHSFDFTLPEIYMNMTPPPLISDIQHSPTSAKSGSSLSEDMKHNPDSICEISELGDADDAAHWNANRREKQRGKNKDNPLVSAVQLIGDGVSQVQSLGNQAVTNIVSFLNIEPEEFDSSGHSYADDRAFNETKSQKNVEYGYLDGMSSVHSGMGTSIAPASLQIGRIFGFIWSQMRSNNDVVCYCCFILVFLWNFSLLSMFYLAALFLYALCVNSGPTFMFWIIMLIYTEVNILLQYMYQIIIQHCGLTMKVPLLQKLGFPEHRIKASFVISTLPLFLVYISTLLQSSITAKDGEWAPVTDFKISLRKSHYEQGSSSNDGCRDRAQRLLLSLMNPLKMISRSFTRYWRSITQGLEAPPYFVQLSMEVDQWPEDGIQPEMIESGINELLSKAHEERCDAEDPSSCHSASRVRIQSIERSQENKNIVLAVLEVVYASPSEGCASVEWYRSLTPALDVAAEILNSHVSGIVKGIHLPYPIISVIGGGKREIDLYAYVFGADLAVFFLVAMFYQSVIKNNSKLLDVYQLEDQFPKEFVFILMVLFFLIVLDRIIYLCSFAISKVIFYIFNLILFTYSVTEYAWHMESSHKHIGGLALRAIYLTKSVSLALQALQIRYGIPNKSTLYRQFLTSKVTQVHYLGFRLYRVIPFLYELRCVLDWSCTYTSLTMYDWLKLEDIYASLFLVKCDADLNRAKHQQGQRQSKMTKFCSGICLFFILICVIWAPMLVGGLPFINPPYAKSFHGKVWGFMINSPPTIIWIHTTCRIFN